One segment of Curtobacterium poinsettiae DNA contains the following:
- the sufD gene encoding Fe-S cluster assembly protein SufD — protein MSSTTPPHIDQPIEPAAAAQGGTQHGAGAHSDGGWDAPDKKVPVQTRSERFQSGDVEAFPKVTGREVNWKFAPLAKLQPLLDGGLDGSAYPYLARQSEGADVEWGRSDDPRVGSAGLPEDRASAAAWSARDAVLAITIKATEAHEFITVTRSDFGSQPRAAHTVITAEPNAQGIVVLDNRGSALLSENVEIVAQQNSRLTVVSLQDWDDDAVHVATHFAEVGRDAFLKHVVVSLGGDVIRVNPSTHLGAQGADTEMYGVYFADAGQYIEQQVYVNHDAPNTRGRVNYKGALQGQGAHTVWIGDVLIGRAGDGTDSYEQNRNLVLTDGTRADSIPNLEIETGNIEGAGHASATGRFDDEQLFYLQSRGVPEEEARRLVVLGFLVEVIQKIGAPELEERLIAAVEQELAEGRSVIAAPAEAGDAQAAAPRADGAEATA, from the coding sequence ATGTCCAGCACCACCCCTCCCCACATCGACCAGCCGATCGAGCCCGCTGCCGCAGCGCAGGGTGGCACCCAGCACGGCGCCGGAGCCCACTCCGACGGCGGCTGGGACGCCCCCGACAAGAAGGTGCCGGTCCAGACCCGCTCCGAGCGGTTCCAGTCCGGCGACGTCGAGGCGTTCCCGAAGGTCACCGGCCGAGAGGTCAACTGGAAGTTCGCACCGCTCGCCAAGCTCCAGCCGCTGCTGGACGGCGGACTCGACGGATCCGCCTACCCGTACCTCGCCCGACAGTCCGAGGGTGCCGACGTCGAATGGGGCCGCAGCGACGACCCCCGCGTCGGCTCCGCTGGGCTGCCCGAGGACCGCGCCTCGGCCGCGGCCTGGAGCGCGCGCGACGCCGTGCTGGCGATCACGATCAAGGCCACCGAGGCACACGAGTTCATCACCGTGACCCGCTCCGACTTCGGGTCGCAGCCCCGCGCCGCACACACGGTCATCACGGCCGAGCCGAACGCGCAGGGCATCGTCGTGCTCGACAACCGCGGCAGCGCCCTGCTCAGCGAGAACGTCGAGATCGTCGCGCAGCAGAATTCGCGACTGACCGTCGTCAGCCTGCAGGACTGGGACGACGACGCCGTCCACGTCGCGACGCACTTCGCCGAGGTCGGCCGCGACGCGTTCCTGAAGCACGTCGTGGTCTCGCTCGGCGGCGACGTCATCCGGGTCAACCCCTCGACCCACCTGGGTGCGCAGGGCGCCGACACGGAGATGTACGGCGTGTACTTCGCCGACGCCGGCCAGTACATCGAGCAGCAGGTCTACGTGAACCACGACGCGCCCAACACGCGCGGTCGGGTCAACTACAAGGGCGCGTTGCAGGGCCAGGGCGCGCACACCGTCTGGATCGGTGACGTCCTGATCGGCCGCGCCGGCGACGGCACCGACTCGTACGAGCAGAACCGCAACCTCGTGCTGACGGACGGCACCCGTGCCGACAGCATCCCGAACCTCGAGATCGAGACGGGCAACATCGAGGGTGCCGGGCACGCGAGTGCGACCGGTCGCTTCGACGACGAGCAGCTGTTCTACCTGCAGTCCCGCGGCGTCCCGGAAGAAGAAGCCCGGCGTCTCGTCGTGCTCGGCTTCCTGGTCGAGGTCATCCAGAAGATCGGTGCGCCCGAGCTCGAGGAACGCCTCATCGCCGCGGTCGAGCAGGAGCTGGCCGAGGGCCGTTCGGTCATCGCCGCACCGGCCGAGGCGGGCGACGCACAGGCTGCCGCCCCGCGGGCCGATGGCGCGGAGGCCACCGCCTGA
- a CDS encoding biotin transporter BioY — MTNATGFAPRAVLADRLRTHGLATDAALVAGGALFTAAMAQLEVPMWPVPITGQTLAVVLVGATLGARRGMLSLLVYAVAGLAGAPFFADMQGGLQALALPSFGYVIGFIPAAGLVGWLARRNWDRHVGRAAVAMLLASAIPFVTGLPYLAVALGQLGAPNDVQSVLAAGLYPFVIGGIAKAFIAAGILPLAWKAVGRR; from the coding sequence ATGACGAACGCCACCGGGTTCGCTCCCCGCGCAGTCCTCGCCGACCGTCTGCGCACGCACGGGCTGGCCACCGACGCCGCCCTCGTCGCCGGCGGAGCCCTGTTCACCGCCGCGATGGCGCAGCTCGAGGTCCCGATGTGGCCGGTCCCGATCACCGGGCAGACGCTCGCCGTCGTGCTCGTCGGCGCGACGCTCGGCGCACGTCGCGGCATGCTCTCGCTGCTCGTGTACGCCGTCGCCGGACTCGCGGGTGCCCCGTTCTTCGCCGACATGCAGGGCGGCCTGCAGGCCCTGGCCCTGCCGAGCTTCGGGTACGTCATCGGCTTCATCCCGGCCGCCGGGCTCGTCGGCTGGCTCGCGCGCCGCAACTGGGACCGCCACGTCGGTCGCGCCGCGGTGGCGATGCTGCTCGCGAGCGCCATCCCGTTCGTGACCGGCCTGCCGTACCTGGCGGTGGCGCTCGGCCAGCTCGGCGCCCCGAACGACGTCCAGTCGGTGCTCGCCGCCGGCCTGTACCCGTTCGTCATCGGTGGCATCGCCAAGGCATTCATCGCGGCCGGCATCCTGCCGCTCGCGTGGAAGGCCGTCGGCCGCCGCTGA
- a CDS encoding non-heme iron oxygenase ferredoxin subunit — protein sequence MAEKVCAEADIAVDSPMRVVVDGTAVAIVKDSSGTVHAIGDTCTHGDISLAEGFVEGDSLECWAHGSRFSLTTGKPQNFPAYEPVPVFRVEVRDGDVYVDVQDVVPVD from the coding sequence ATGGCCGAGAAGGTCTGCGCCGAAGCCGACATCGCGGTGGACAGCCCGATGCGGGTGGTCGTCGACGGTACGGCGGTCGCGATCGTGAAGGACTCGTCCGGCACGGTCCACGCCATCGGCGACACCTGCACGCACGGCGACATCTCGCTGGCCGAGGGCTTCGTCGAGGGTGACTCGCTGGAGTGCTGGGCCCACGGGTCCCGCTTCTCGCTGACCACCGGCAAGCCGCAGAACTTCCCGGCCTACGAGCCCGTCCCGGTCTTCCGGGTCGAGGTCCGCGACGGCGACGTCTACGTCGACGTGCAGGACGTCGTCCCGGTCGACTGA
- the sufC gene encoding Fe-S cluster assembly ATPase SufC translates to MSTLEIRDLKVSIDTDQGTKEILKGVDLTINEGEIHAIMGPNGSGKSTLAYTIAGHPRYNVVGGTITLDGEDVLAMSVDERARAGMFLAMQYPVEIPGVTVSNFLRTAKTAIDGEAPALRGWIKELRQSMADLKMDSSFAERNVNEGFSGGEKKRHEIMQLELLKPKFAVLDETDSGLDVDALKIVSEGVNRAKAATGLGVLLITHYTRILRYIKPDFVHVFVAGKVAEQGGPELADRLENEGYDRYVQAAAAEAQA, encoded by the coding sequence ATGTCCACTCTGGAAATCCGTGACCTCAAGGTCTCGATCGACACCGACCAGGGCACCAAGGAGATCCTGAAGGGTGTCGACCTCACCATCAACGAGGGCGAGATCCACGCGATCATGGGGCCGAACGGCTCCGGCAAGTCCACCCTGGCGTACACGATCGCCGGGCACCCCCGGTACAACGTCGTCGGAGGCACGATCACCCTCGACGGCGAGGACGTCCTCGCGATGAGCGTCGACGAGCGCGCCCGTGCCGGCATGTTCCTGGCGATGCAGTACCCGGTCGAGATCCCGGGCGTGACGGTGTCGAACTTCCTGCGCACCGCCAAGACGGCGATCGACGGTGAGGCTCCGGCACTCCGTGGCTGGATCAAGGAACTCCGTCAGTCGATGGCCGACCTGAAGATGGACTCGTCGTTCGCCGAGCGCAACGTCAACGAGGGCTTCTCCGGTGGCGAGAAGAAGCGCCACGAGATCATGCAGCTCGAGCTCCTCAAGCCGAAGTTCGCCGTCCTCGACGAGACCGACTCCGGCCTCGACGTCGACGCGCTGAAGATCGTCTCCGAGGGTGTCAACCGCGCCAAGGCCGCGACCGGCCTCGGTGTGCTGCTCATCACGCACTACACGCGCATCCTCCGCTACATCAAGCCGGACTTCGTGCACGTGTTCGTCGCCGGCAAGGTCGCGGAGCAGGGCGGCCCGGAGCTCGCCGACCGCCTCGAGAACGAGGGCTACGACCGCTACGTGCAGGCCGCTGCCGCCGAGGCGCAGGCCTGA
- a CDS encoding metal-sulfur cluster assembly factor — translation MIAALAPDKFDEVVEGLKEVQDPELGVNIVDLGLIYDLAWDDDANALVISMTLTSAGCPLTDVIEGDTANALDGIVDAFRINWVWMPPWGPERITDDGREMMRALGFAI, via the coding sequence ATGATCGCCGCACTCGCTCCCGACAAGTTCGACGAGGTCGTCGAGGGCCTGAAGGAGGTCCAGGACCCGGAGCTCGGCGTGAACATCGTCGACCTCGGTCTGATCTACGACCTCGCCTGGGACGACGATGCCAACGCGCTCGTCATCAGCATGACGCTCACCAGCGCGGGCTGCCCCCTGACCGACGTCATCGAGGGGGACACCGCGAACGCCCTCGACGGCATCGTGGACGCCTTCCGGATCAACTGGGTCTGGATGCCGCCGTGGGGTCCGGAACGGATCACCGACGACGGACGCGAGATGATGCGCGCCCTCGGGTTCGCGATCTAG